The DNA segment CACTAGTTTTTGCCGTTCCTGCAATCTGTCGCTTCTCGAAGCCTCTAAATCCTGCCATCGTTTTTGCAGTTGGGGAAACTGCTGTTGGGCTGACAAAAGTTGTTGATAACGTAATTGCCAAGATTGGGCTTGGCGTACAGCTACGCGCAGGTTGTTGTGTTGCTCTGAACTATAACCAATTTCGGCAATCTGACGCTGAAGTTGAATAATTTCTCTAGCACAATCAGAATCAATTTGATCCTGCTGAATTTGAGTTTGTAATTGAGAAATAGTTGCTTGTAATTCTGGTTTGCGGGCGGCTATTTGAGCTTGTCGCTTGGCTGCGTCTTTAATTTGCCCTTGTTTAATTTCTGCCCACCGCCAGCGCTCTGCTTCACTTCTAGCTAGAGCATGGTCTTGTTCATTATAATTCAGTTGTTGTAAATATTCTTCTAATTGTCGCAATTCTGCTTGTTTGTCAGCGGCGTAATCACCCACTTGCAGCGATCGCTCTAAATGTAGTTTTTCCGCAGCCAGTTGTTCTAATTGTTGTTCAGCATCATTGGTCGATTGGAGTTGTGCAGCTAATTGACCTCTTTGTTCTCGTAAGGAGTCATAAGGCGATAACTTTTGGAATATTTCTCGATATTCCTGCCTCAGTACCTGAATTTCTCGGTCTGAAACTGCCAATTGTTCCCGAAATACCCACAATTGTCCCTCAGTATCTTTATATTCATCTTTGGTTTTATCTACAACCCGATTCCAGTGATGTTCATCTAAAGGACGCTCACACAGAGGACAAATGGCATCGGGAGTGCGAAGCATTTGCAGTTTTTGCTCCAATTCGCCCAATAACTTTTCATATTCCCGTTGTTGAGCTTGCAGACGTTCCATAAAATGCCGTCTTTCCTGCCCTTTTTCCTGGACTCGTTGCAGATAAACTTTGTCTTTCTCCATTTGCTCAATCTGGATTCCTAAGTCTTTCGCCGCTTGTTGCAGTTGTGGTTGACGTTGACAAGAGCGTTGTAGTTGTTTTTCTGTCGCTTGTAACTGTTCTAGACGTGCTACCAAACCAGCATGAACTCTATCCAGTTGACTTTGGAGGTTTTGCCGTTGTTGCAACAAAGGAGAAACTTGCATTTGCAGTTCATCTAATTCAGTCACACGGCGACGGGCTGCGGTCAGTTGTGCTAAAGCGGCTTCGATTTCACTAGATTTATTGAGGGTGTGCTGAATTTCTGGCTCTTGTTGTTCTAATGCGACTAATTGTCCTTGAACTTGTTGAAGTTGCCTTTCTAGTTCGTGAATTTGATTAGTTAATTGCTGTTGTTTTTGTTGTAAAAGTGCTGTTGCACGGGTATATTCTTGAAATTTAGTGGCAAAAGCTTCTTCTTGAGCTTGCAGAGTTTGATACTGTGTAAAACCAGATTTAATTTCGGTTTCCTGATTTAAGATGGCTTCTAAATCTGATAGTTGACTCTGCACAGATGACTGTTCTTGTTGCAAGCGATCGCCATCTTGAGTTAAATTCTGATGTTGTTGCTTGACAAAATTCAGTTGTTGTTGCCAGTTTTGGCGCTGGTGCTGCACAACTTGCAAACTTTGTAATTGAATATTCTCAAAAGCTTGGACTTGTTGCAGTTGGTTGAGTTCAGTTTCTAACTCGGCTTTTTGGGCTTGTGTGACTTCTTGTTGTTGCAGTTGAATTTGGCTCGACTCCAGAGAACGCCCTAACTCTTCCGCCCTGGCTTTAAACTGGCGGTATGTCTCTTTTGCCCGTTCTTCCAATTGATCATATTGATTCAGTTTTAATAACTCAGCTAAAATTTCCTTGCGTTCACTGGGACGCTTGATCATGAATTCATCTGCACGACCTTGACGCAAGTAAGCAGAATTAATAAAAGTATCATAATCAAGTTTAATGTGTTCTAAAATCAAATCCTGAGTGGCTCTAACTCCTTTTCCAGTCAGGGCGCGAAATCCAGAAGGAGTTTCTATTTGAAATTCTAAAACACCACTAGCACCTCTAACTCTGGTGCGAATCACCCGATATTTTTGCTGATTACATTGAAAAACATAATCAACCCGAACTTCTTTCGCACCTGAATGAATCACATCATCTTCAACACCGGCACGGCTTTCACCCCAAATTGCCCATGTGATTGCTTCTAAAAGAGAAGATTTCCCCGCACCGTTAGAACCACAAATACAAGCCGTATGCAAACCGCGAAAATCTAAAGTTGCATCACGGTAACTGAGGAAGTTTTTGAGGATAAGTTCTATTGGAATCATTGAGGCTATAGCGCCACATCTAATGTTTTACGAACTGGCAGTACAGATGCACTATTTGATAGTTTAGCTATGTAGATATGAGTATTCTAGTCTTTAAGTCAGTAATTTTACTAAACTTAACAATATTATGACCAAGTTTTTCATATTAGGCAAATTATTTTGCTCATCTTCAAAGAAAAATATAACTGCTATTCCCGAAAAAAAAATCAAACCTGCTGATGTAGGATGTATTTATATAGTTTGAGAATTTTTCTTTACTAGTTCTGAATCGATGTTTGCCGTCTTTGCCTTGATTGTTGGAATTGCGATCGCCATTATTTAAACCTGACCTGAGTATAAATTCACAACATATAGTCATTAATCCTTAGTTAACTACACGAAGAGAAGGGGGGTATGCACCTTTGCCTTCAAGAGTACAATTTGGAATTGATCTATGACTATAGTCACGGTTATAAATAATCAGAAACAATCTCCGTGAAACCTCGTCATTTCATACACTACAGACATCAAGCACAAGCATCCTATGACTACCCTTTACCAATGGAAATCTAGAACCGCCGCACTCATGGCAATGGCAATTACTACCACTGCTGTTGCTCCCATGATTGCCTTTGCTCCTGCTCATGCTCAGTATAATATTGGGCAATCGCGGACAGTAACAATTCCTGCTAACGCCAACGTCAGTCTCCCAGTTAGACATGACAAGGATAAAGTTGTTGTCAGTCGCGGGGAAACATTAGACCTG comes from the Nodularia sp. NIES-3585 genome and includes:
- the sbcC gene encoding exonuclease subunit SbcC; this encodes MIPIELILKNFLSYRDATLDFRGLHTACICGSNGAGKSSLLEAITWAIWGESRAGVEDDVIHSGAKEVRVDYVFQCNQQKYRVIRTRVRGASGVLEFQIETPSGFRALTGKGVRATQDLILEHIKLDYDTFINSAYLRQGRADEFMIKRPSERKEILAELLKLNQYDQLEERAKETYRQFKARAEELGRSLESSQIQLQQQEVTQAQKAELETELNQLQQVQAFENIQLQSLQVVQHQRQNWQQQLNFVKQQHQNLTQDGDRLQQEQSSVQSQLSDLEAILNQETEIKSGFTQYQTLQAQEEAFATKFQEYTRATALLQQKQQQLTNQIHELERQLQQVQGQLVALEQQEPEIQHTLNKSSEIEAALAQLTAARRRVTELDELQMQVSPLLQQRQNLQSQLDRVHAGLVARLEQLQATEKQLQRSCQRQPQLQQAAKDLGIQIEQMEKDKVYLQRVQEKGQERRHFMERLQAQQREYEKLLGELEQKLQMLRTPDAICPLCERPLDEHHWNRVVDKTKDEYKDTEGQLWVFREQLAVSDREIQVLRQEYREIFQKLSPYDSLREQRGQLAAQLQSTNDAEQQLEQLAAEKLHLERSLQVGDYAADKQAELRQLEEYLQQLNYNEQDHALARSEAERWRWAEIKQGQIKDAAKRQAQIAARKPELQATISQLQTQIQQDQIDSDCAREIIQLQRQIAEIGYSSEQHNNLRVAVRQAQSWQLRYQQLLSAQQQFPQLQKRWQDLEASRSDRLQERQKLVTQIESITQELAQSANPTEQINALEQQIQTRRRQLDEKIASLGRLEQLMLQLSTLQNQYEQQQQQLQTCKQEQRVYQELAQAFGKNGIQALMIENVLPQLEAETNKLLSRLSANQLHVQFITQKSGRSSKAKKKNAKLIDTLDILIADSRGTRAYETYSGGEAFRINFAIRLALAKLLAQRAGAALQLLIIDEGFGTQDAEGCDRLIASINAIACDFACILTVTHMPHLKEAFQARIEVHKTQQGSQVNLSI